The following coding sequences are from one Nicotiana tomentosiformis chromosome 3, ASM39032v3, whole genome shotgun sequence window:
- the LOC104105354 gene encoding F-box protein At3g58530: MQKEPLSKSSRTMEEKVTAEAIWNKEIVPKVMKIVSTRLPQKELITLLFVSPWIHHTLHSHPSLWLVLDFHEMSNAGNRLVSALSLPRYRNVKHINLEFAQDIEDKQLEIVKSKCGNSLLNLEILNLNGCQRISDKGIEVVTSTCPRLKVFSIYWNVRVTDVGITHLVKNCRSVVDLNLSGCKNITDKSLHLVADNFQEMESLNITRCIKLTDSGLQRILLKCSSLQSLNLYALSTLTDEAYKKISLLPHLIFLDLCGAQNLTDDGLSCIAMCKNLVSLNLTWCVRVTDVGVIAIAQGCRSLELLSLFGILGVSDKCLEVLSNFCSDTLTTLDVNGCTNIKNRNRDQLLKLFPNLTCFKVHS, translated from the exons ATGCAGAAAGAGCCATTGTCAAAGTCCAGCAGAACAATGGAGGAAAAGGTAACAGCAGAAGCTATTTGGAACAAAGAAATAGTGCCAAAAGTGATGAAAATAGTGAGTACCAGGCTCCCCCAAAAAGAACTCATCACTCTTCTATTCGTCAGCCCTTGGATTCACCACACACTCCATTCACACCCCTCTCTCTGGCTG GTTCTTGATTTTCATGAGATGAGTAATGCTGGCAATCGCCTTGTTTCAGCTCTTTCTTTg CCGAGATATCGCAATGTGAAGCATATCAACCTTGAGTTTGCACAGGATATTGAAGACAAGCAACTGGAAATTGTTAAAAGCAAG TGTGGGAATTCCCTTTTAAATCTGGAGATTCTAAATCTAAATGGCTGTCAAAGGATCTCTGACAAGGGAATCGAAGTAGTGACAAGTACTTGTCCTAGACTGAAGGTCTTTTCCATTTATTGGAATGTAAG GGTAACAGATGTTGGCATTACTCATCTGGTCAAGAACTGCAGATCCGTGGTAGATTTGAACTTAAGTGGCTGCAAG AATATTACAGATAAAAGTTTGCATCTTGTTGCTGACAATTTTCAAGAAATGGAATCCTTGAACATCACCAG GTGCATCAAGCTGACAGATTCTGGTTTGCAACGGATTTTGCTGAAGTGCTCTTCTCTTCAGAGTTTGAACCTTTATGCCCTTTCCAC TTTAACAGATGAAGCTTATAAGAAGATATCTCTTTTGCCTCATCTTATATTCCTAGATCTCTGTGGTGCTCAG AATCTAACAGATGACGGGCTTTCTTGTATAGCCATGTGCAAAAACCTGGTGTCTCTCAATTTGACATG GTGCGTACGAGTCACTGATGTTGGGGTCATAGCAATAGCTCAAGGCTGCAGGTCTCTTGAATTACTAAG TTTATTTGGGATACTTGGGGTATCTGACAAGTGCTTGGAGGTGCTTTCTAACTTTTGCTCCGATACACTTACAACCCTTGATGTAAATGGCTGCACCAATATAAAG AATCGCAACCGTGATCAACTGCTTAAGTTATTCCCCAACCTGACGTGCTTCAAAGTGCATAGCTAA